In a single window of the Mustelus asterias chromosome 3, sMusAst1.hap1.1, whole genome shotgun sequence genome:
- the LOC144491685 gene encoding hyaluronidase-1-like isoform X1: MSKTGAGRPTGSSGRCAEPGEGKIENDLFGRSLPATEKRATVMLSGLALLACTLFYLSTHPANIWGVEFKPTSASPKIHSKPFIVIWNTPTAGCKTKFNVDLDLSVFDIVENGNESFVGKNITIFYKNKLGLYPYYTNEEIPVNGGLVQDASLSNHLTVASEDIAHLLDQDFHGLAVIDWEEWRPLWDRNWGRLHIYRERSEELVRSKHPHLPESEILRIAKKQYEAAAQMFMRQTLKLGQTLRPKGYWGFYKFPDCYNYFKEDAPNNYTGHCNKKDIPRNNQLTWLWKMSRCLYPSIYIPEDLKSSHKVQKFVHYKIEEALRVAALDPDRDALPVLVYSKYSYIKTLDFLTEIDLVHTIGESAAMGASGVVLWGDMDFARTMERCEALKGYIDKELGRYVLNTTIAAMLCSKAVCNDHGRCVRKDPESRTYLQLDPKSFEILSDLSSTVLTARGELHSEDVQSMKEQFTCQCYKGWIGSHCQEMSNF, encoded by the exons AATGATCTATTTGGGAGATCTTTACCAGCTACTGAGAAAAGAGCCACAGTCATGCTATCAGGCCTCGCACTGCTCGCATGCACTTTATTTTatctctccacccatccagccaacATATGGGGGGTAGAATTTAAACCAACAtcggcctcaccaaagatccacAGTAAACCATTTATTGTGATTTGGAACACACCTACTGCAGGCTGTAAGACTAAATTTAATGTTGATTTGGATCTGAGTGTCTTTGATATTGTTGAAAATGGAAATGAGAGCTTTGTCGGGAAGAATATCACCATATTTTACAAGAACAAATTGGGGCTCTACCCATACTATACCAATGAGGAGATCCCAGTGAATGGTGGCCTTGTGCAGGATGCCAGTCTATCCAACCACCTCACAGTAGCTTCAGAAGACATTGCCCATTTGCTGGACCAAGACTTCCACGGTCTTGCGGTGATCGATTGGGAAGAGTGGCGACCACTTTGGGACCGTAACTGGGGTCGTCTACATATCTACAGGGAAAGATCTGAAGAGCTAGTAAGAAGCAAACACCCACATTTGCCTGAGAGTGAGATTCTCCGGATTGCCAAGAAGCAATATGAAGCTGCTGCACAGATGTTTATGAGGCAAACACTAAAACTAGGACAGACCCTGAGACCAAAGGGCTACTGGGGCTTTTATAAATTTCCAGACTGCTATAATTACTTCAAAGAAGATGCACCAAATAATTACACTGGTCATTGTAATAAGAAAGATATCCCTAGAAATAATCAGCTAACATGGCTCTGGAAGATGTCGCGATGCCTGTATCCCAGTATCTACATCCCTGAGGACCTAAAGTCCTCACATAAAGTTCAAAAGTTTGTTCACTACAAGATTGAAGAGGCTCTCCGCGTTGCTGCCCTTGATCCAGACAGAGATGCCCTGCCTGTTTTGGTCTATTCCAAATATTCATACATAAAAACACTTGACTTCCTCACTGAG ATTGATTTGGTTCAcaccattggagagagtgcagccaTGGGGGCCTCTGGAGTGGTTCTATGGGGGGATATGGACTTTGCACGCACCATG GAACGCTGTGAGGCACTGAAGGGTTACATTGACAAGGAGCTTGGAAGATATGTTCTGAACACTACCATAGCTGCCATGTTGTGCAGCAAGGCTGTTTGCAATGACCATGGACGTTGTGTGCGGAAGGATCCTGAATCCAGAACTTACTTGCAGCTTGATCCCAAAAGCTTTGAAATTCTCTCTGATCTTAGTTCCACTGTGTTAACAGCCCGTGGAGAACTGCATTCTGAAGATGTGCAAAGCATGAAAGAGCAGTTCACCTGTCAGTGCTACAAGGGATGGATAGGGTCCCATTGTCAGGAAATGTCAAACTTTTAG
- the LOC144491685 gene encoding hyaluronidase-like isoform X2 — protein sequence MLSGLALLACTLFYLSTHPANIWGVEFKPTSASPKIHSKPFIVIWNTPTAGCKTKFNVDLDLSVFDIVENGNESFVGKNITIFYKNKLGLYPYYTNEEIPVNGGLVQDASLSNHLTVASEDIAHLLDQDFHGLAVIDWEEWRPLWDRNWGRLHIYRERSEELVRSKHPHLPESEILRIAKKQYEAAAQMFMRQTLKLGQTLRPKGYWGFYKFPDCYNYFKEDAPNNYTGHCNKKDIPRNNQLTWLWKMSRCLYPSIYIPEDLKSSHKVQKFVHYKIEEALRVAALDPDRDALPVLVYSKYSYIKTLDFLTEIDLVHTIGESAAMGASGVVLWGDMDFARTMERCEALKGYIDKELGRYVLNTTIAAMLCSKAVCNDHGRCVRKDPESRTYLQLDPKSFEILSDLSSTVLTARGELHSEDVQSMKEQFTCQCYKGWIGSHCQEMSNF from the exons ATGCTATCAGGCCTCGCACTGCTCGCATGCACTTTATTTTatctctccacccatccagccaacATATGGGGGGTAGAATTTAAACCAACAtcggcctcaccaaagatccacAGTAAACCATTTATTGTGATTTGGAACACACCTACTGCAGGCTGTAAGACTAAATTTAATGTTGATTTGGATCTGAGTGTCTTTGATATTGTTGAAAATGGAAATGAGAGCTTTGTCGGGAAGAATATCACCATATTTTACAAGAACAAATTGGGGCTCTACCCATACTATACCAATGAGGAGATCCCAGTGAATGGTGGCCTTGTGCAGGATGCCAGTCTATCCAACCACCTCACAGTAGCTTCAGAAGACATTGCCCATTTGCTGGACCAAGACTTCCACGGTCTTGCGGTGATCGATTGGGAAGAGTGGCGACCACTTTGGGACCGTAACTGGGGTCGTCTACATATCTACAGGGAAAGATCTGAAGAGCTAGTAAGAAGCAAACACCCACATTTGCCTGAGAGTGAGATTCTCCGGATTGCCAAGAAGCAATATGAAGCTGCTGCACAGATGTTTATGAGGCAAACACTAAAACTAGGACAGACCCTGAGACCAAAGGGCTACTGGGGCTTTTATAAATTTCCAGACTGCTATAATTACTTCAAAGAAGATGCACCAAATAATTACACTGGTCATTGTAATAAGAAAGATATCCCTAGAAATAATCAGCTAACATGGCTCTGGAAGATGTCGCGATGCCTGTATCCCAGTATCTACATCCCTGAGGACCTAAAGTCCTCACATAAAGTTCAAAAGTTTGTTCACTACAAGATTGAAGAGGCTCTCCGCGTTGCTGCCCTTGATCCAGACAGAGATGCCCTGCCTGTTTTGGTCTATTCCAAATATTCATACATAAAAACACTTGACTTCCTCACTGAG ATTGATTTGGTTCAcaccattggagagagtgcagccaTGGGGGCCTCTGGAGTGGTTCTATGGGGGGATATGGACTTTGCACGCACCATG GAACGCTGTGAGGCACTGAAGGGTTACATTGACAAGGAGCTTGGAAGATATGTTCTGAACACTACCATAGCTGCCATGTTGTGCAGCAAGGCTGTTTGCAATGACCATGGACGTTGTGTGCGGAAGGATCCTGAATCCAGAACTTACTTGCAGCTTGATCCCAAAAGCTTTGAAATTCTCTCTGATCTTAGTTCCACTGTGTTAACAGCCCGTGGAGAACTGCATTCTGAAGATGTGCAAAGCATGAAAGAGCAGTTCACCTGTCAGTGCTACAAGGGATGGATAGGGTCCCATTGTCAGGAAATGTCAAACTTTTAG